Proteins encoded in a region of the Leishmania panamensis strain MHOM/PA/94/PSC-1 chromosome 15 sequence genome:
- a CDS encoding hypothetical protein (TriTrypDB/GeneDB-style sysID: LpmP.15.0800), protein MSSRHYSSSEARSNDSEARMNASSTLSPTSSLPPLPQLTSTEVAEWPPVPTSSSSSSPPLSPSSVASESQDGSVSSNRADNQGRFTSDSSSHFLEEAEEELDNDVELRSGDCAGGADNYSNSNDDGGNESGATTARSASGEPVDAPLMVSDWLAVPPSPPSPSLASASASQRTGEVGVERRGASTTPDSERSSGRDENAVADSDAATTAKGNDEEQRQGGRGEASDADDLSDAELAACAASITSDVVAESVWTSEERASAALQEFSTSLHSKLVEHLIDDAVVAVGRTLEETVRQHESRVRALMAQNRLLDHQLVDQAEQMQSIRKDLEDSVLRDLQRILRVDLQQVFRSASAGRSNSRETATEASTPLSSSSSRRPLSVGEHCFGAEEDTGDSINTRQRSNAASVSSTHTGGGAATPSVEELIAAYLNQRGTLELLHKERMQWRESTAVLRDQLLAATREVVQLRQEVVRLQTTTVDVAEHRTVMQAREEAEHQCALMRLQLAKHIEEAQMIEALVEKHELTQLQPQDAAEGNVEQTASAGGLAATAAAAMEEELPRKGPQWDIALRELEEQATIAANSHHLREQLASAEAQLHLLQKDRDVSVTYAAELKKENDVLRADLQSMVYRSSVLSQQVVSLLVKVEHTSRANRQLQAMLTASPPRRPQESLDQSNAQKGGRSLGPSTLPRSSPPAFPALPNAPLSTLPSQQARRSAWLSAMWPLPASGGTDAATENQLNTAVLYDQQKHRQLPPSLLASTNASQMSSPTEVEEGLQQRLNTYAASRLAVPQLNSGAFPQPPRRQRHVSLRQLGSATLEVNRVCNPYLPASDQLSGYALGRPSTFSTVNVSRGTVTRQVGSEEVTVLLTPAAPSSALGSPSPAAPDDSRTGDADMWAPAAAASPSTRLAHSIDDVSRDPNLLRLLDTLDKDESLDRFSIHSVSELLLRNQELVKQLYEVTQRAEAAEQQQQQQQGTVSASQRDGKGPSFGSVVASANDPPARPDSDADLNLDAVLATLTSTTATLLLQEGEPHSRKRTREGDNDNGDREHGDVEGSRHVSSGQSENKAAQPQATEITGADSATTTAAESWFTKDASDAVASMIDAMVRRRDVQLTSADTEVSQALLNALAAQHVTDRAAQKARTDGGTSGGIALPPEIPSETDSHAVKASSRAMSACLRSLLQLCVRQSAVLAEVALTAADQHQEMQAAVKNTWTEVQQTLLAALQTSHAALTSSSPASYNDAATGAPWPSRQRARREGGVVGDDDRSRRDGCLEFRPEEQVALLQQLRTLLHTAAKKDETLLHVYQAAQARNDARQHQEKERVARLLLKLERKRRLIKALQLRHANTNMATALGTDSGACGLIHPSPLDCDNSQGAVAIGFHLSPQPGSPVRRTPPMPPMALPAVNTDAAGNERRGDDGGDRASSLDSGTNHPQCSHHHPHCCDNDDGYSDNELDDEILTLDIFRELQQQLALSQANHRAAQEELDAEKAKHATLLERMWVLETARDDAAGAAERLEKRVSNMLTREEYQTTVAELETAVASLTQLDAELRDAKAAHLELQEHVDDLKRQLETQQQETALQRGRLEDAMRKGEQRVLNEEGRTRQLRAQLNDVKLYAADLEKSIEAARREVYDQQELVRHKDATIEELKVQMLMRDDVQELLCRLYPNHSVLHANAQLVHSLSETKTRLEVELAETRQDLAHTREELLQRELSVREAVQDRQAAEVRLQDALARLAVLQETDGGGDAEQCSPRETPSPRGTTHPQTSDAASRMAALFNVDEAPLTALRQRVRYLQVCVEAQAKDIAVLRAAESSWKRREIDLRQQLEVMSADPVSRTARRYGLSACLSFEAQLDEMHARQGALNSSMAQLQEEKDAIAVRVQEHAKAAAVAQEAAAAAQAVVESTVAQLKCTAEKCAEQSSAIAQLGNERDEESSKRADLERRYEEVLAELADTKRGLSAVQESLKASVTQRDQFWKDNNLLISKVEELEKALLQSDAEKLAAREALAQGLSASSASASRRRRGGGGESSSTTDRYRGQASLTRDLSLSSLSARPL, encoded by the coding sequence ATGTCGAGTCGGCACTACTCCTCCTCTGAGGCGCGGagcaacgacagcgaggcgCGGATGAACGCGTCATCTACGTTGTCTCCCACGTCGTCGCTaccgccgttgccgcagTTGACCTCCACGGAGGTCGCCGAGTGGCCCCCGGTGCCGACGTCGTCAtcgtcttcttctcctcccctttcaccATCCTCTGTGGCCAGCGAGTCGCAGGACGGATCTGTCAGCAGCAACCGCGCGGACAACCAGGGGAGGTTCACCTCCGACTCGAGTAGTCACTTCTtggaagaggcagaggaggagctggataATGATGTCgagctccgcagcggcgactgtgccggcggcgcagataactacagcaacagcaacgatGACGGTGGCAACGAGAGCGGCGCGACTACTGCACGTAGCGCCTCCGGTGAGCCGGTGGATGCTCCGCTGATGGTTTCTGATTGGCTCGCGGTtccgccgtcaccgccatcgccgtcatTGGCATCGGCGTCAGCGTCGCAGCGCACAGGCGAGGTGGGTGTcgagcggcgcggcgcctcCACTACTCCAGACTCAGAGCGCAGCAGTGGTCGAGACGAGAATGCAGTGGCGGACAGCGACGCTGCTACCACGGCAAAAGGCAATGACGAAGAGCAGAGGCAAGGCGGTCGTGGCGAAGCTAGTGACGCTGACGACCTTTCGGACGCAGAGCTCGcggcctgcgccgcctccatcacgTCCGATGTGGTTGCAGAAAGCGTCTGGACATCCGAGgagcgcgccagcgccgccttgcAGGAGTTCAGTACTTCCCTGCACTCGAAGCTGGTCGAGCACCTCATCGACGATGCGGTCGTGGCAGTGGGGcgcacgctggaggagacggtgcggcagcacgaGTCGCGCGTGCGAGCCCTGATGGCACAGAATCGTCTACTCGATCATCAGCTAGTGGACCAGGCAGAGCAGATGCAGTCGATCCGGAAGGACCTGGAAGACTccgtgctgcgcgacttGCAACGTATCCTGCGCGTTGATCTGCAGCAGGTCTTCCGCTCGGCTAGCGCCGGCCGCTCCAATTCCAGAGAGACCGCCACGGAGGCCTCGACCCCGCTGTCATCGTCTTCTTCACGCCGACCGTTGTCCGTCGGCGAGCACTGCTTCGGCGCGGAAGAGGACACAGGTGACAGCATCAACACGCGGCAGCGATCGAATGCAGCGTCGGTGTCTTCGACGCAcacgggcggcggcgctgcaacGCCATCTGTAGAAGAACTCATCGCCGCATACCTAAATCAGCGCGGCACCCTCGAGCTGCTTCACAAGGAACGCATGCAGTGGCGGGAAAGCACGGCCGTTCTGCGAGACCAGCTGCTCGCCGCCACGCGTGAAGTCGTGCAGCTTCGGCAGGAAGTGGTACGGCTTCAGACGACAACAGTGGATGTGGCGGAGCACCGCACCGTCATGcaggcaagagaggaggcagagcatCAGTGTGCACTCATGCGACTGCAGCTGGCCAAGCACATTGAAGAGGCTCAAATGATTGAGGCGCTTGTGGAGAAGCATGAGTTGACGCAGTTGCAGCCGCAAGACGCCGCAGAGGGCAATGTGGAACAAACAGCTTCGGCAGGAGGTCTCGCCgctaccgcagcagcagcgatggaagaggagctgcCTCGAAAAGGGCCGCAGTGGGACATCGCTTTAcgtgagctggaggagcaagCCACCATTGCAGCCAACAGCCACCACCTGCGTGAGCAACTCGCCAGTGCCGAGgctcagctgcacctccttcagAAGGACAGAGACGTGAGCGTCACCTACGCGGCGGAGTTGAAGAAAGAAAATGACGTCTTGCGGGCAGACCTGCAATCAATGGTCTACCGTAGCAGCGTGCTCTCCCAGCAGGTGGTGTCGCTCCTGGTCAAGGTCGAGCACACATCCCGCGCCAaccggcagctgcaggcaaTGCTGACCGCATCAcctccgcggcggccgcagGAGTCTCTCGACCAATCAAACGCGCAGAAGGGTGGGCGGTCTTTGGGCCCATCCACCCTGCCCCGGTCGTCACCCCCGGCCTTCCCGGCGCTGCCCAATGCGCCGCTGTCAACTTTGCCGTCGCAGCAGGCACGGCGCAGCGCGTGGCTGAGCGCGATGTGGCCGTTGCCGGCTTCTGGTGGCACCGACGCAGCAACTGAGAACCAACTCAACACAGCTGTGCTCTACGACCAGCAGAAACATCGACAGCTTCCACCATCGCTCCTCGCATCTACGAACGCTTCACAGATGTCGTCACCGACAGAGGTAGAGGAGGGCTTACAGCAGCGGCTGAACACCTACGCCGCATCGCGCTTGGCGGTACCACAGCTGAATAGCGGCGCCTTCCCTCAGCCTCCACGTCGACAACGGCACGtctcgctgcggcagctgggCAGTGCCACGCTAGAGGTCAACCGCGTGTGCAATCCATATCTCCCGGCCAGTGATCAGCTCAGCGGGTACGCGCTCGGGCGTCCATCGACGTTTTCGACTGTCAATGTCTCGCGCGGGACGGTGACGCGCCAGGTGGGATCGGAAgaggtgacggtgctgctcaccCCAGCAGCTCCCTCGTCTGCGCTCGGGTCTCCATCACCAGCCGCGCCGGATGACAGCAGAACCGGCGATGCAGACATGtgggcaccagcagcggcggcatcgccatCAACGCGGCTCGCTCACAGCATAGACGACGTGAGTCGTGACCCGAACCTGCTACGTCTCCTGGACACCCTCGACAAGGACGAGAGCCTCGATCGATTCAGCATTCACTCGGTCTCCGAGCTACTATTGCGGAACCAGGAGCTGGTGAAGCAGCTGTACGAGGTGACGCAGCGCGCTGAagcggcggagcagcagcagcagcagcagcaagggaCTGTCTCTGCCTCCCAGCGGGACGGAAAGGGGCCATCGTTCGGGTCTGTGGTTGCCTCTGCAAACGACCCACCCGCTCGACCCGACAGTGACGCTGATCTCAATTTGGACGCGGTTCTGGCAACGCtcacctccaccactgcaacactgctgctgcaggagggtGAGCCACACTCGCGCAAGCGCACCCGCGAGGGTGACAACGACAATGGGGACCGGGAGCACGGGGACGTCGAGGGTAGCCGCCACGTCAGTTCAGGTCAAAGTGAGAATAAGGCGGCACAGCCGCAGGCCACCGAAATTACCGGAGCAGACTCCGCTACTACAACAGCGGCTGAGTCGTGGTTCACCAAGGATGCTAGTGATGCGGTCGCTAGCATGATCGATGCGATGGTGCGACGGCGTGACGTGCAGCTCACGTCTGCCGACACCGAAGTGTCGCAAGCGCTGCTCAATGCGctagcggcgcagcacgtcACTGACAGGGCGGCGCAGAAGGCACGTACAGATGGCGGCACCAGTGGAGGCATTGCTCTGCCTCCTGAGATTCCGTCTGAAACGGACTCGCATGCCGTGAAGGCCTCCTCGCGAGCTATGTCTGCGTGCCTGCGCAGCCTCTTGCAGCTTTGCGTACGGCAGTCCGCCGTGCTGGCGGAAGTGGCGCTCACAGCTGCGGATCAGCACCAAGAGATGCAGGCAGCCGTCAAGAACACATGgacagaggtgcagcagaccctcctcgcggcgctgcagaccTCGCACGCGGCGCTCACTTCGTCCTCCCCGGCGTCGTACAACGATGCCGCCACCGGTGCGCCTTGGCCCTCGCGTCAGCGAGCGCGGCGAGAAGGAGGTGTGGTGGGCGACGACGATCGCTCGCGAAGGGACGGCTGCCTCGAGTTCCGCCCCGAGGAGCAGGTggccctcctccagcagctccgcacgctgctgcacacggcCGCCAAGAAGGATGAGACCCTCCTGCACGTCTACCAGGCTGCGCAGGCACGCAACGAtgcgcgccagcaccaggagaaggagcgtgTGGCGCGTCTTCTACTGAAACTGGAGCGTAAGCGGCGCCTCATCAAAGCCTTGCAGCTGCGGCATGCGAACACGAATATGGCGACCGCTCTCGGTACGGATTCCGGCGCATGTGGGCTCATccacccttcccctctcgACTGCGATAACTCGCAGGGTGCCGTGGCGATCGGCTTCCACCTTTCCCCGCAGCCCGGCTCCCCCGTCCGTCGTACACCGCCAATGCCGCCGATGGCGTTACCCGCTGTCAACACGGACGCCGCTGGCAACGAGCGCcgtggcgacgacggcggcgaccgGGCTAGTAGCTTGGACAGTGGCACCAACCACCCCCAGTGCAGCCATCACCATCCACACTGCTGTGACAACGATGACGGTTACAGCGACAACGAGCTTGACGACGAGATCCTGACACTGGACATCTTTCGcgagcttcagcagcagctcgcccTGAGTCAAGCAAACCACCGAGCCGCTCAGGAGGAGCTCGacgcggagaaggcgaagcaCGCGACTCTGCTGGAGCGTATGTGGGTGCTGGAGACGGCccgcgacgacgccgcaggCGCGGCCGAACGTCTTGAGAAGCGTGTGAGCAATATGCTCACTCGGGAGGAGTACCAGACAACGGTGGCCGAGCTGGAGACGGCCGTTGCTTCCCTCACGCAACTGgatgcagagctgcgcgacgccaaGGCTGCGCACCTCGAGTTGCAGGAACACGTGGATGACCTAAAGCGGCAGCtggagacgcagcagcaggaaacAGCGCTTCAGCGTGGCAGGCTGGAGGATGCAATGCGTAAAGGGGAGCAGCGTGTGCTTAACGAGGAGGGTCGCACCCGACAGCTACGTGCGCAACTGAATGATGTGAAGCTGTACGCGGCAGACCTCGAGAAATCTATCGAGGCCGCGCGGAGAGAGGTGTACGATCAGCAAGAGCTGGTTCGCCATAAGGATGCCACGatcgaggagctgaaggtgcAAATGCTGATGCGTGACGACGTGCAGGAGCTTCTTTGCCGGCTCTACCCCAACCACAGCGTGCTACACGCGAATGCGCAGCTAGTGCACAGTTTGTCTGAGACCAAGACACGCCTGGAAGTGGAGCTGGCAGAGACCCGCCAGGACCTCGCTCACACGcgcgaagagctgctgcagcgcgagctcAGCGTGCGGGAAGCGGTGCAGGATCGCCAAGCGGCCGAGGTGCGCCTGCAGGACGCACTCGCACGACTCGCGGTGCTGCAAGAAaccgacggcggtggcgatgcggAGCAATGCAGCCCAAGGGAGACACCGTCCCCGCGCGGCACAACGCACCCACAGACTTCGGATGCCGCGTCCCGTATGGCGGCGCTCTTTAACGTCGACGAAGCCCCTCTCACCGCCTTGCGTCAGCGGGTACGCTACCTCCAGGTGTGCGTCGAGGCACAGGCGAAGGACATTGCCGTCCTGCGCGCCGCGGAGTCCTCGTGGAAGCGACGCGAAATCGATCTGCGCCAGCAGTTGGAAGTGATGAGCGCGGACCCCGTGAGTCGGACGGCGCGCCGGTACGGCCTCTCCGCCTGCTTGAGCTTTGAGGCACAGCTGGACGAGATGCATGCTCGGCAGGGCGCCCTTAACAGTTCAATGGCGCAGCTtcaggaggagaaggacgcTATCGCTGTCAGGGTTCAGGAGCACGCGaaggccgccgctgtggcgcaggaagccgcagctgctgcacaggcggtggtggagagcaccgtggcgcagctgaagTGTACCGCGGAGAAGTGCGCGGAGCAGAGTTCGGCCATTGCACAGCTGGGAAACGAGCGGGACGAGGAGTCGTCGAAGCGTGCCGATCTGGAGCGGCGGTACGAGGAGGTGCTAGCGGAGCTGGCGGACACGAAGCGCGGCCTCAGCGCAGTGCAAGAGTCCTTGAAAGCCTCCGTGACGCAGCGTGACCAATTCTGGAAGGACAACAACCTTCTCATCAGCAAGGTGGAGGAACTGGAAAAGGCGCTTCTGCAGTCCGACGCCGAGAAACTTGCTGCCCGGGAGGCTCTGGCACAGGGGCTGTCGGCGTCGTCGGCATCTGCGTCGCGCcggcgtcgcggcggcggtggcgagagTAGTAGTACCACCGATCGCTATCGCGGACAGGCATCCCTAACGCGGGACCTCAGCCTGTCCTCGCTCTCAGCTCGACCGCTGTGA